AAATCTACATTAGTGTTTAGTTACATCAACATAAGCAAGTACAGTTTGTTTTCTATCAGTGGAGAGTTGTACGCTTAGAAATACTGCTTTAATCCAGGCTcacaagaaaatgtgtttctgtgccTTTTCCTGAACACAGCCACTGAATCCATTCCGAGTGCCAGTGTGGAAAACAAATCGGAGCAAAAGAGTAATAACACAAGTGCCATGAAGTTCCCGGCACTGATGATTTTTTTGAACGAGGCCCCAGACAAAGCAACAGGCAAAGGCACACTCAATTGATAGTCAGaagaatatgtttaataaaaataattaaacctCAAATTTCCTCTATAGAACTTCATAGAAAGTAATCCAATAAATTACAAATGACTTTTAAGACGCATTTTCCTGCACTACATAAAGAATTATTTTGACTACACAGACCACAACTTCAAATATTACAACTgtccaatgaaaaaaaaaaaacagacaacaactgACCAGGATATTAGGATATTATCAAGCTtgaaatcaaaatacaaaaccaaTGATGCTAGTTTTGTCATCTCAGTGATTacacggaaaaaaaaaacctccctgtACAGCAGTAGTGTGTTTTGTCATTCCTCTTGCATATTGGTCATTGTTTACTTGTGTTTAACGCAGATTCAACACCGTCTCTCTAGCACTGGCAGAGCTTTGGGAGTCTTTGTACAGTACAACCTAGTAACAAAAATTAAAAGACAagcaaaatgaaagcaaaaagtCCAATCTTACGTCTACaattttcttcccccccccccatttgtGTCCTAAATAAATAGGCTCAGCACGGTCTTCAACCCCTAAAACCCATCGCTGCACAGCAACAAAAAGTAGCAAAAGTCATCAGATCAATCACCTACAGCAGAAGTAGCAATGGCTGGGTGTTTGCATAAGGGCACTACGAGTTAAAAGTCAGCAGAGGTGCAGATATACAAAATGACAGTGGCATGTTTAAGTTCAATGCTCAGACATAGAAAAATACTTGTACCGttagtaataatatatataaaaaaatgtgatgcatttgCAAGCAAAACCCATGACGaggtctatatgtatatataacagGCATAAAAGGAAATCACTTTAAAGCAAAATTAGAAATCAATGCGGGTCTTCAGTCTTTGTGTTCAGACTGCGAGGCTGCTCATGGTTTCAGCCACTACAGAACAATGCTACAACAATACTTAAGGACTAAATAGACTGAGTTCATTCAGCGGGATCTCTGTTGTACCCAgtccaaacaaaataaatctattctttttttaaacttgtatcTAACAGTCCACTGTGTAACAGCAGTCCTAAAGCAAGCACTGTTGTGCTAGAGAAAATTACAAAAGGTACTTCAGTTTGAGCGAactccagtgtttgtgtgtatcctGGTTACAGCTGGACATGAACATGTGCAGGGACGATGAACAAAATGCACAAGCGTGGACACTGCGGACAAATCTGAGCTGTCAGACacacagtagttgaatgagagCGTGAGGTACAGGATAAGGGCACTTCTACATCTAGCTGAAGCTCCATTCATCAGCAGAATGGAGTCAGGAcaaagtgaaacacacacaaccgaGCTGCAGACTCCCAGCAACACAAGCTGCTATTATTTAGCCCTTCCTGAAGCGAACCTGTCTGGCACTGTGTAAAACGTAATACTCAATGAACGACGATGACAATTACTACAATCTTAGCTTCTAAGGTTTTGAACTATTTTTGTGCTTGTGCTGCGTACGTTGTGAGAACTTTGGTAGACAGGTGGTCATGCGACACAGAATCCAAAGAACTGTAATTTCACCTAAATGTCTAATGAGATGTTTGAAGGTCTAAAACGCTTGTGTTAGTAGTTGTTTTTGACTACTGGTCACAGGTTTGCAAGGCGCCCTcctaaataaacaacattcagACTGGAATGTTATGGAGGCAGGAGATACCCGGTGAGAGGAGTCCAACCAGAGAAAAACCACAGTGGAAGCTctcagtaaaaagaaaaaaaaggcctctgacacacacattcCAGCAGAGACAAGGACATTATGTACATGgacagccaaaaaaaaaaaaaaaaaaaaaaaagacacccaTGCACGTGTACATCTGCACAATGAAGCCAATCCATCTAGCATAGCTGAGGTAAGATGCAGTTTAATATGCCGGGGTTGTAGTAATAATATCCACGTCATCAACAATCCTGAATTACTTCCACATAGAGACCACGAAACTAAGTCACGACCTCAAAGGGTCAAAGGGCAGTTTTTTGGCACACAGTAAAAGGTTGTTTTCTTTGCCCACAGCTCGAGGCGTTTATTAGACTCCGACGCTGTAGTCCAAACCAACAGATGTGCAAGTGAACGTGTACGCCAAGTGAGAGTAGCTAAAGTGCGCCTTGGACATGTTGTGACATGTTTGTAAGGTGATGGTGAAAATGAGGAGATTCTCAAATTAGATATCAATGTGAGAAATGAAACTTTTAGAAAAGAAATAACAGCAGAGAAATTAACTATGATCCATTTTGACAgagttaagtgtgtgtgtttgattgaatAAGTAATGCTTTCACATTTTCCCACAATTCAAAGCGATAATAAAGCAGGAGCTTCGGGTAATTCAGTTTTCAAAAACGACGTGAACTGATGCAGAAACGAACCCAACGTGATATGAAGGTAAGTGAGGCTGCGTGACTTGTGCACTGGCGTGGAACGTGGCAGACAGTGAATCTACAGCTTCAGTGACATTCATTAGCTGCCCAAGTTATTGCTGACATATCCAACGTATGATCTGCAAAGCATAAGTGTCAACGAACCTGTAAAAGTACCGACTATTTACAAGAGAAACCAAAGAGTCCGTCAAGAGTCATTCCCCCGGCCCCCGacaatcaaaatatattaatagtaCAGCTCAACGAGCATGTTGATgtagtttcacttttttaataaaattaaatccTGACATAATTACAATAATGccgtttttttgttgcaattgtACATAATTGTGGTTCACAGAGTTCAGAAATCTACTAAAGTCTGACATGCAAAATGTCTCAAAACAAGAGTGTACCTTgtgaacaaaacactgaaattttatttcagttctttttaagtcagtttttcctgtttttgtaaGGTTTTTGTAGTCTTTATTACACAACATTTTAGTTAGTTCTTGTATTTACATGTAAAGAAATCGTAACATAAGTGCTGGAAAATCCatatatatgtgaatatatgtatacatttcTAGGCGATACATAAAtaaatttataattatatattcatGGGTTCAGTCCTAATCACTAGAGTCTGAATCATCTGATGAAGAAGAGCTCCCAGTATCTGATGAAGATGACTCAGCTTTCCCCGAACCCTCAGGACCACTGTTCTCCTTTTGTTCTGCTGAGTCCTCCTCGtcgtcttcttcgtcttctAATGCCTCGTCATCCTCTTCTCCGTCCCTCTCTGCCACTAGCCGCGCTATCTCCTGTGCCGAATCCTGGGAGACTGCAGGCGGAGGAGGACGAGCGGGAGGAAGGGTGGGGTCACTGTTTGAGCTCTGCGGCTGTGTGGTAGACGCAGGAAGGTTAAGGCCTGGAGTGAGAAGCATCCCTGGGTAAAGCATACTGGAGAGTAACAAGGGGTTAAGAGACAGTGGGTGACCGGAGGCTGCAGAGGCAGCTGAAGCACTTTGTGGGGCGgtggcagaggaagaggagctggaaGTGGAGGAAGGAGTCGTGTTCGACCCCTCTGTCCTTTCTCCTTTGGTGTCTGAGGTGTGAGGGGCTTTAGAGGCAGACGGCTCTGCTGTTACACCGCTGGCGGTTCCCTTTGTCTTCTCCTCAGAGCTTCCTGCGCCCTCCTGAGGGGGCTTCCCAAGCAAGCTACTCATGCTAATCAGGTTTGGCAATCCAGCCATCCCAGACAGCATCATGGGAAACATGGCCGCCAGGTTACTTGCAGCCAGGTTGCTGGCGTCGGACGGCAGCCCCATCAAGCCCGCGGTGAGCTGCAGGGACTGTAAGCTCTGGAGGTTTTGCTGGAAGGCCTGCAGGCTGGTCAGGTCCATCCCAGAGAGGAGGCCGTTGGCCAGCAGGGGGTTCAGACCCAGGGTGGAGGCTGCTGGGTTGGGCGCTGCTGTGGCTGCCGCTGCTGCAGCTGCCTTGGCCAGAGGATTCTTGGGTCGTCGCCCACGCCGGCTCACCTCCTCAGGAACGATGGGTCCCGTCAGGATTCTGTCAAACATGCTCTCTGGGAGGTAACCCTGGAGAGGACATGGAAGATATATGCATGGTAAGTTTAATAGGTACACCTAGCTAACACTAATGAAGTCCAATAAAACAGCCCTGCaacaattcaacagcaccacaaccTACAGCCTTCAATAAAAATCACCTCCCTAAAACAGGTTATGGCCGTCGTGAAAGGATTTGTTGCTGGGCAGCTGTTTGAGTTTTGGCTGGGAGTAACTAATAAACGGGCAAATGGCTGTATATCAACACTGTTAAATGGCCTTTATTGATGTAACAGTTCTGGTCAAAGTTCTGATCTGATGAATGTGTTACTTTGTGACTCACCGACTGTTTGACCACGTCAGCCCATTCAGGTGGGACTCCGTACTCGGGGTTCTCCTGAAGGAACCGACACAGTTCCTTCAGAGGAGGAGCAAAGGCGCCACCAACCTACAAGCAAGATTACAGACAACATGAAACCAAAGTGGACAACAGGACggatacatattttacatttaggaAATATACTGTTATCTAAGATGGGGAATGGCACTCTGACTGTCAACCTAaataacaaatcaataaatatcgCTTTCCTTTGCAGCCCAGTTTAAAAGGCGAAAGGAGTTTCTGATTTTCACGATAGTAAGACGtgtccattttttttgtgtgtgacatTGCTGGCCATTAATTACATAGTTTGTGATTGTCGTATCACATTTTTGGTGTATTTGAGTATGTTCTCTACAATaaccacagaaacacacctTGCGGGCATTTCTCCTGTTGATGATCTgaaccctctcctctcctgtcagaCTGTTCACATCAATCTTGTTGGGGTTCCTGCAGCGGTGCCTCTTCTGCTTGGGCCGCCCGTCCTGGAAGTGGAACTGCATTTGCATCTTATTCACACCCTGgacataaaaatggaaaaatagtcatgttgacagaaaaatgtcaaactgacaGCAATGTTCAGTACAGCATATTTATTCCATGAAATCTTAATTTCAACCATCTGTGAACATATTTGACATCTTTTTATATCCTACAACTGCGTGTCATCCGATCATGGGCATTTACCTTTAACATAACTATAtctttaattaacaaaaaagtattttttggttAACTTTCCTGTAACGCCACACAAACCTTGGATGCtatagaaaacaaataaataatggacTCACAGGGATAAAAGCTCCTGTGTCCGCCACAAAGCCAGGGTGCTCTAATAGCCACTGTTCAAGATCATTCCTCCTGGGAGCATCATCCCCAGCAAGCCGGGTGCCATCTTTGAGGTTGATGACAGGGACCCTGCTGTCGGTGTCCGAGGGGACCTGACTGGAGCTCTGGCTGAAGCCCGCCACAGGGGCCACAGCCATGCCCACCTGGCCAATACCGCCCCATCCTGGAGGCACCTGGAGACACATGAGcacaaaacagtgttttattttttttttttacactgcagTACTTTGTATACAGCACACTGGGGCAAACAATTACTTTCTTATTATTCATGCATTGTAATGTGTACAAATCACCATCATTTCCTATTTAAAGCTCTGTGGTACCATGAACTGGTATTATGGCACACCAGCTCCTAAGATGAAGAAGAACTGCTTACCGGATCAGGAACAGGAGGGACTCGGCCCCTGTTCATGAAGAGCAGGTCCATCCCCTCCACGTtcttcctccttcccctccGCCTCTTCACCATTGGCTGACCGTTCAGCCTCATCTGACCAGTATGACCTGGAGGCACTGCAGAGGAAGCACCCTGTTAGCTGTGAACCACTGTGTCAAGTTTAGCCTAACTAAAAGTGAAACGATGAAGCCTTGAGATACACACGTCTTAAATATTGGGCACGTTCTCTTTTTGATTAAATTAGCTCTTTAAGACTACAGTAAGTTATTTTATGAAAAGGTTAGATGATATATTTCCAACTGACCACGTAcatttttctactatgtacatGTCTGTGTAATCAAAGCCAGTAGGGCTTAAGAAGACGGCTAGTGTCTCTGCAGTATTCAAAGTCACAAAAACAATACtttgctgccatctagtggtggtAGAGCTAAACAGGATGGACCATCTCTCTCAACACATTCTGCATGCACAGGTCTTATGGTATTTGCTgcatttcaaataaacacaccAGTCTGGAAGCTGCACTGAGGCTTGGTGATGTCAGCCAGGCCTGTGTCCGAGGCGCTCTGCAGCTCATGAAGCCGCGCCAGGTACTGCTGCTGGGCCTGGGGGCCCTCCTCCGACTCCAGGGGCCTCTTCAGAGGTACACCTTGTTTCTGGAAGGTCAACTTCAGACCTCCCTCCTGctttacacacagaaaaacaaggtgTTGGATGCATCTCGGAAGATTTATGGTCACAGTCGTCTTCTGTTTTGAGAGTTGTCTCTGCCTGTTTGTCTAATCCAGTGTTTTAAGGATTTTTCATATATCTAATGCTATATACTCGtgggtatgtttttttttttttacaattgagtaataaatgatcatttcaTTTATAAGAATTTCttacaataaaagcaaatatttttgGGTACTTCCTTGTTAGTAGCATTTggacacatgaaaacacagaggGTAGAGGCCAGTAGTGCAGTGGGTGAAGTCTATCCACAGTTTGAACTGAAGTGGGAAGCCATGCCAAAGAGATGCTGTCAGCATATGAAGATTGAATAGGTAACAAACAGCAGGTGTCTGAGGGTTTGCGATGGTAAAAACCATACAGTTTTGGGAAAGAATCCAGCACAAAAGCAAAGAATTAATGGAAGAAAAGCCAAAGGCCTGCCAAGTTAATAGCCACGTCGCCTTGAAGCATATTAGAGAACACCCACAGCCAAGGTCTCCATTTCAATCAGATTAGAAGCGAGCCCCCTTCAGTCTAGAGAGGCTTCAAACCGAACCTTATTATATTCTCATGACTGAGTGATTTGTGCTCATGTAATCACAGCCTCAAAGCCCAATTCAAACTGAGTGTGTGGGAAATGAGAGGAAGGCTGCTATTAAATTAATCTCTCCTCCTGCCAGGCAGTGAAAACCACTAATCATCCccaaaggaaagaaggaagaaaaaccAGTGAAACATGCTGAACAAGGCAGCTAGCACCGGTCATGGCAGCGGAAGTGGCAGGGTCCTACGATTAGGGCGAagcggagggaggaggggaggaaggggagaaatCAACATACATCGTTGAGTTTTACTGAGAACTCCTTGTTTTCTGCAACATGCTTGGTCACCTTTGACCCCTGTGGTGAGGCAGAGGGGTCCTCGCACAGGCTGTTGGCGTTGTCCAGCAGCTTGGTGGTGTAGAAGGAGGCCACTGCACCTCCAGGCTCGTAGACCCGACGTGTTCCGGGCCACTTGCCCTTTAGCACCGCCTGGCAGATGCTGTCCAGGCGGTTGATGATCACGCGATCCTAAATGAACAGCAGAGACAATCAGCACACTGGAACTCTGTGAAATCAGTTTGATTTCCCTTATTACCACATATATGTTCCAGGCTTTTGTATTGGGGTTTTTTCATGACttatgatcatttaaaaaaatcagagacaaatacttttcatatttaattcaatATTCCCCTTTAGTTGAATACTTGATTTGATGTCTTGTTATGTATCAGTGACTGGACTGGACAGTGACTGGATTTAAAATATGACCAGCAGTTCACCTTTGGCCAGTAGGATGCAGCGAGCATGTATCCTCCTCCATGGAAAGGATGTGAGGAGTTGTTGGTGATGCCGTTCTCGGCTGCATGCGTGTCTTGGGTTTCGTCCTGCGTCGTGCTCAGAGACGCCACACTGTCCTCATCAAAGCCCTTCACACTTGTTGCTGCAGGATCTGATAACATCACAGGACACAGAGACGGACATTAGTGACACACTTAAACctaaagagagaaagtgaagtcTGCTACTTCTTGCGAACCATTTTACGTATTGTGTAATATATTGATGTATTGCCCCTCCagagacaaaaaatgtaactatacacattgtatattttatttacaccaTCTAAATGGTCAGTAATTTAGTGAAATATATGTCTTTGCgtcaaacaaaatatgaaatattttatcaGAAAGAGTTTGGGTTTGAGGTACTCAcctttcttcttcccttcctctccttcactttcACTGTCAtcagaagatgaggaggaggacgatgatgatgaagagccAGAggagcaggatgatgaagaggaggaggagctggaccCGGAATGggacgaggaagaagaggaggatgatgaggtgGAAGAGGAGCGCGATGAAGAGCTTGAGGAGGAGCCACCTGAGTCGGACTCTGAGCCGTGCCTGGCCTCTCTGCGACTCCTCTTGCTGGCCTTCTTAGGTTTACTCTCGGAGGAGTTGGGTGTGAGCGGTTTGGTTCGTGCCGCCACCATCAGCTTCTCTTTTTCATTCGCTTCAGACAACGGCTCCAGACCTGTGGGAGTAGCAGGTGCTGGAGGAGGGCTCCAACTCTCCCCCTGCTTCTCCCggccctcctccccctctgagGCTGGTTCCACTTTGGGTACAACCCCAACGGGCTCCATGTCTCTCTGGGCAGGCGGAGGCAGCGGAGAAGCTGTCAACACTGAGCTGGTGGCCTGGCACTGAGGGTGTAGGAGTGGGGTGGGTGTGCGTGATTGCTGCTGTGCAGTTTTTGTTTGGCTGTAGTTGCGTTGTGCAGCCATGAAGCTGAGCTCGGGGTCTCTCAGAATGTGGTAATCTGTGCGGCTGACGCCATGTTTGGCAGCTCCCACTAGCAGGTCACGGTCATGGGAACCAGTCTCCCACCAGACGGGCAAGTCAGAGCTCATCTGGCACAACGGCAGGCGCTCGTAGAATAACTGATGGCACAGAACCTGTTCCCTCACCTGGCGAAGCAACTCTACTCTGTACAGTGTACGAGACGCTCGCTCCTCCGTGATGGGCTGGATGGTCAGAGACGTATCCACCGCAGAGTCtgggacaaagacagagaaggaggtgtgagagagagagtgcgcAAGAGTAAATAAAcgtttttttacagaaacaacCCAAAGGCCTGTTCCTGTCTGGAGTGAAAACAGCACACTGTTTGTCTTTCTACAAATGATTAACCTTATCAGCCTCTCCACCTCAGCATTGCTGAGCCAGCTTGTTTATTAAGGTGCTGCTGACCTCTCTCCAAAATCAAACTATTTACAGACATGAATTAGTGTAGGTCATACTGCAATAACCTGAAGCCCTTCTACTGACATTCTCTTGTAGATGTCTCATTAGGGCATTAtacaatgaaatataaatacacattacattttaataggACTGCTTGGAGTCAAAAACAACATAGAGATTTGGTCTTCTGAGTTTCCACACTTCCTCACTTAGTGTAAGGTGTACAGCTAacgacttgtgtgtgtgtgtgtgtctacgtgTGGTAATAAGCAAGTAGATTTCTGACCTCCCTCTTTGGGTGGCAGGCGACACACCCTTCGGCACATGGCGGTAAAAGCACACAGGTATTTCTGCAGGCTCTCGTCAGTCTTCTTGTGCAGCCGAGCCATGGCCCTGAACTTGGTCCAGTCGAACCGGCCGAGGTTTGGGTCGAAAACAACCCCAAAAGTGGAGACCACGCGGTAGAAGTCAGCTTCTTCTCGCCTGGTCCATCTGGGGAAAGTGAGAAATGCACCTTGAAGTAACAATTTCCATACACTGTAATCTTTGATATTTCTTCTCAGTGATCAAAACTCCCAAGATGCATTTTTATCTCTTAGCCAAACGTTGACCCGCTCTATGTTCTGACCTTTGTTGCCGTTCAAGCTTAGCTACCATCTTGGGGTTGAGGGTGTCGTTAAATGAGGGCGGCAGCGGACAGAGTGGAGCAGTTATCATCATGGTCGACGGAGACTGAGATTGAGTCTGGTGGACCTGGTGGATCTGGAGAATCTGCCGGCTCTTGGTGTAGCGCTGAGAGGCTGTGATCAGTCGCCTCAGTCTGGCTGTTAGCACCGAGGGTGAGGGCCAGTAGGAAGATCCACCTCCCGTCACTGGAACTGCGTCTGGATCAGAATAACATACAGTTAAAAGAACAGTCAAAACCCCCAAATCTGCATGCCATTATTtctatgtttgttttaaatttttctAGGAAGCATGTCGTGCATGGGTCATTTTCATCCTAACTTCAAAATTCTCAACTTTTCAGATTTCTGCCGTCTGTGGGAAGCCTGTATTTAAAACCATCATAGTAATGATAATCCACTGTGGATTACAAACATCTAATCCTCACCTCCGGCGTTGTCAGTGACAACCAAGTCTCCAGGAGAAGAGGCGTCATCCTGCATGAgaagacagtgtgtgtttatggcaGGACAAAACGTActctttcattatttcattatatatcACAAAATGAGCTTAAATACACAGGGGGGATAATTCCATATACTAGTCAGATTTATGTGCTTAATGACAGGATCAACATGCACCATTGGTTCACGTGGACTTACCTCCATATCGTCCTTCAGCAGAGCTGGAGCAGGCTTGTACTCTGGGTCATCCACATCACTGAACACACAGATGACGTTTGTGTCAGTTTTGACAGTTGACAACTTATGTGACAcataatgttttgaaatatctAAACTTAAGCAAagcatattaaaacaaaaaaaaagtcacaaaatgtttGTACTGACCCATCCATGAAATCGTTGCCTCTCTGTTCTGCAGCGATGGCCTTCTCATCCGGTCGCCCCACACGCTCTAGGAAGCACAGGGTAGGGTCTGCACGGAGCGTGTTGTACTTCTCATAACCTTGGAGTGCACAGGAGGTAAAGCAAATACGAAAAAAGTTAGCATAACGCATGGAAACTCTTAGATAGGGACCAGGAAATATACACAACCTGGGTCATTTCCCACAATCACCTGGTATCAAAGGTTAACTTACAGACACTGAAAATAGTGAAGCAAAAATGATAAGTTAattctttttttgcctttttaaagcAATTGGTCTTAGAAAAACTTAAatactgttatatatatatatagttactTGTTTAATAGCAGGTATTGACGTTCCCCCATTCTGTAAAGTGACCACAAATGCTTTTAGAGTATAGTCGAGACTAGT
This region of Anoplopoma fimbria isolate UVic2021 breed Golden Eagle Sablefish chromosome 2, Afim_UVic_2022, whole genome shotgun sequence genomic DNA includes:
- the chd9 gene encoding chromodomain-helicase-DNA-binding protein 9 isoform X6; translation: MESATLDKQEKANRIISEAIAKARQRGEKNIPRVMSPESFPSSSSQYRHRKREHKGNGKARLKEKACRKACIVPSSKPKQKAKIGKIVIKIGKKKKRKPESSEESDDDPPPRHAAKDDDSKRRSNRQVKRKKYAEELEAKISDDEVKVIVKAKKGNTAASKQPSVQLFVENPSEEDAAVVDKIMSSRIVKKEVSPGVVVEGEEFFVKYKNYSYLHCEWATEQQLVKDKRIQQKIKRFKMKQAQRALFFADMEEDPFNPDYVEVDRVLEVSYCEDKDTGEEVVYYLVKWCSLPYEDSTWELKDDVDQTKIEEFEQLQAVKSDSRRMDRPPANLWKKRDQSREYMNGNSLRDYQLEGVNWLLFNWYNRRNCILADEMGLGKTIQSITFLEEMYRVGIKGPFLIIAPLSTIANWEREFRTWTHLNVIVYHGSMVSRQMLQQYEMYFRDAQGRVIRGAYRFQALITTFEMILGGCPELNAIEWRCVIIDEAHRLKNKNCKLLEGFKLMNLEHKVLLTGTPLQNTVEELFSLLHFLEPTRFPSEHTFMQEFGDLKTEEQVQKLQAILKPMMLRRLKEDVEKKLAPKEETIIEVELTNIQKKYYRAILERNFSFLAKGAGQANMPNLVNTMMELRKCCNHPYLIKGAEEKILEDFREVYSPTAMDFHLQAMVQSAGKLVLIDKLLPKMKAGGHRVLIFSQMVRCLDILEDYLIQRRYLYERIDGRVRGNLRQAAIDRFSKPDSERFVFLLCTRAGGLGINLTAADTCIIFDSDWNPQNDLQAQARCHRIGQNKAVKVYRLITRNSYEREMFDRASLKLGLDKAVLQSMSGRDNSLGGGAGGGAAQQQQLSKKEIEDLLRRGAYGAIMDEEDEGAKFCEEDIDQILQRRTKTITIESEGRGSTFAKASFVASGNRTDISLDDPNFWDKWAQKADIDADMANGRNSLVIDTPRVRKQTRPFSATKDELAELSEGNSDSDDTKPKLRRNHDRLNNYGRTECFRVEKNLLVYGWGRWKDILNHGRFKKQLTERDVESICRALLSYCLVHYRGDDKIKSFMWDLIAPTEDGQTKELQNHLGLSAPVPRGRKGKKMKTQSSSFDIHKAEWLRKHNPEHMLQDDGYKKHLKHHCNKVLLRVRMLYYLKQEVIGSQAQSVLDGVDSSEIKIWVPDPDHSELPALWWDAICDKCLLLGVYKHGYEKYNTLRADPTLCFLERVGRPDEKAIAAEQRGNDFMDGDVDDPEYKPAPALLKDDMEDDASSPGDLVVTDNAGDAVPVTGGGSSYWPSPSVLTARLRRLITASQRYTKSRQILQIHQVHQTQSQSPSTMMITAPLCPLPPSFNDTLNPKMVAKLERQQRWTRREEADFYRVVSTFGVVFDPNLGRFDWTKFRAMARLHKKTDESLQKYLCAFTAMCRRVCRLPPKEGDSAVDTSLTIQPITEERASRTLYRVELLRQVREQVLCHQLFYERLPLCQMSSDLPVWWETGSHDRDLLVGAAKHGVSRTDYHILRDPELSFMAAQRNYSQTKTAQQQSRTPTPLLHPQCQATSSVLTASPLPPPAQRDMEPVGVVPKVEPASEGEEGREKQGESWSPPPAPATPTGLEPLSEANEKEKLMVAARTKPLTPNSSESKPKKASKRSRREARHGSESDSGGSSSSSSSRSSSTSSSSSSSSSHSGSSSSSSSSSCSSGSSSSSSSSSSSDDSESEGEEGKKKDPAATSVKGFDEDSVASLSTTQDETQDTHAAENGITNNSSHPFHGGGYMLAASYWPKDRVIINRLDSICQAVLKGKWPGTRRVYEPGGAVASFYTTKLLDNANSLCEDPSASPQGSKVTKHVAENKEFSVKLNDQEGGLKLTFQKQGVPLKRPLESEEGPQAQQQYLARLHELQSASDTGLADITKPQCSFQTVPPGHTGQMRLNGQPMVKRRRGRRKNVEGMDLLFMNRGRVPPVPDPVPPGWGGIGQVGMAVAPVAGFSQSSSQVPSDTDSRVPVINLKDGTRLAGDDAPRRNDLEQWLLEHPGFVADTGAFIPGVNKMQMQFHFQDGRPKQKRHRCRNPNKIDVNSLTGEERVQIINRRNARKVGGAFAPPLKELCRFLQENPEYGVPPEWADVVKQSGYLPESMFDRILTGPIVPEEVSRRGRRPKNPLAKAAAAAAATAAPNPAASTLGLNPLLANGLLSGMDLTSLQAFQQNLQSLQSLQLTAGLMGLPSDASNLAASNLAAMFPMMLSGMAGLPNLISMSSLLGKPPQEGAGSSEEKTKGTASGVTAEPSASKAPHTSDTKGERTEGSNTTPSSTSSSSSSATAPQSASAASAASGHPLSLNPLLLSSMLYPGMLLTPGLNLPASTTQPQSSNSDPTLPPARPPPPAVSQDSAQEIARLVAERDGEEDDEALEDEEDDEEDSAEQKENSGPEGSGKAESSSSDTGSSSSSDDSDSSD